The region CATCGGCACCGTACTTTTCGATAACCTCCAGAGGATCGATTCCATTTCCCAGGGATTTGCTCATCTTGCGGCCTTCCGAATCCCTTACCAGGCCGTGGATCAGCACCGTATGAAAAGGAAGCTTTCCGGTCTGCTCGATTCCGGAAAATACCATGCGGATAACCCAGAAGAAAATTATATCGTAGCCTGTAACCAGCACATCAGTTGGGTAGAAGTACTCTAAATCCTCTGTTTTTTCTGGCCAGCCTAAGGTGGAGAAAGGCCAGAGAGCAGAGGAAAACCAGGTATCAAGGGTATCCTCATCCTGAGTCAGATGGGTTCCTCCGCATTTGGGACATACTGTGGGAACTTCTTTTGATACGATGATCTCTCCGCACTGGTCACAATAATATGCCGGGATCCGATGTCCCCACCAAAGTTGCCTGGAAATACACCAGTCACGGATATTTTCCAGCCAGTGAAGATAGATCTTATCAAACCTCTCGGGAACGAATTTCAGCTTTTCTGTTTTTAACGCTTCAATTGCCGGCTTAGCCATCTCCTCCATCTTGACAAACCACTGCTGTTTTACCATAGGCTCTACGGTGGTCTTACACCGGTCATGGGTCCCTACTGCATGGGTATGGGGAGCCACCTTCACCAAAAGCCCCAGTTCCTCAAGATCCTTAACCATTGCCTTTCTGGCTTCATACCGCTCCATGCCGTGATACTTGCTGCCTGGAAGGTTAATGGTCGCATCGTCATTCATGATGTTGATTTCTGGAAGGCGGTGTCTCTTTCCTACCTCAAAGTCATTGGGGTCGTGGGCTGGTGTGATCTTTACGCAGCCGGTTCCGAACTCTTTATCCACATAGGCATCTGCAACAACCGGTATTTCCCGGTCTGTAAGGGGAAGCTTCAGCATCTTGCCAACCAGGTCCTGGTACCGCTCATCTTCCGGATTGACTGCCACAGCAGTATCTCCAAGAAGAGTTTCCGGTCTGGTGGTGGCTATCTCCACAAACCTCCCCTCTTCTCCGGCAATGGGATACTTGATGTGCCAGAAGAAACCATTCTGGTCCTCATGCTCCACTTCTGCATCTGAAATAGAAGTCTGGCATACAGGACACCAGTTTACAATACGGGAGCCCTTGTAAATATAGCCCTTTTCGTATAAACGGATGAAAACCTCCTGTACGGCTTCAGAGCAGCCTTCATCCATGGTAAAACGCTCCCTGTCCCAGTCAGCAGAGGAGCCCATCTTATGAAGCTGGTTGATGATCCTTCCGCCGTATTCTTTTCTCCAGTCCCAGCATTTTTCCAGGAATCCGTCCCTGCCCAGTTCCTCTTTGTCTATCCCCTGTTTCTTTAAACTCTCTATCACCTTGACTTCCGTAGCAATGGCCGCATGGTCCGTACCCGGCTGCCAAAGAGCCTCATAGCCCTGCATCCTCTTATAGCGGATCAGTATATCCTGCATGGTGTTATCCAGAGCGTGGCCCATGTGAAGCTGTCCCGTAATATTGGGCGGCGGCATTACAATGGTAAAGGGCTTTTTATCCTTATTGGGCTGTGCACGAAAATACTTCTTATCCAGCCATTTCTCATAAAGTTTTCCTTCAATTCCCGCCGGATTATAGGTTTTTTCCAATTCTTTCATGATTATCTCCTTCCTACTGACCGCCCCATATTGCCCAGGGCGTATATCTTTCTTCTGATGGTGGCAGTGAAACAAAGACGCTTGCGCCGGGCTCTTTTTGATTCATGAGACGTAACTTCTTACGAAAAAAAAGCCCTCTGCATCTCCAGGATGCAAAGGGCGAATCAACGCGGTACCACCTTTATTCATATGGCAGAACAGCCATACCTCATGCAGCCTGTAACGCAGCCAAGCGTGAAAGCCTACTGAATCTGGATCTTAAAATTTCAGCCTTCCGGTTCTGAAGCTACCTTCCGCATATACTTCCTTAACCGTCTTTCAGCCGGTGGACGGTTTTCTCTTTCAGGGTTATAAGCGTACTCCTCTTCTTCTCTACCTTTTCCTTATTCCCACCCATGCTTTTGAGGCTTCAAGGTATGCCTGCATGGTGTTTTCTTATATACCTTGTAATGATAGTGTTTTTTAACGGTTTTGTCAAGACATAATATTCCTGTATTCCTGTTTCCACTTCCGGATAAGCTCACCAGCCCCCTGGAAGCGCTTAATAGGATCCTTTTGAAACAGCTGTTCCAGTTCCTGAAGGCTGTCCGCCTGGGCCGCCAGAGCTTGTGCGCTTTCCTTTTCCCTTTGGCACTCCTCTTTTAGCTCATCAGTAAGAAGAGCCTGAAACCGTTCATTTAACACCAGACCCGGGTTCCACTGGGCCAGATGACATATCCGTTTTAAAACATCACCGTTTTTCACCAGATCAAAGGATTTCTGATATGCCTGGCAGGCTTTGTCCGTCATAAACAGCCTGGCGTAAGCCGCTCCCAGGTTATTGTAGATTTTTGACTGAAAGGCGTCATCCATTCGGTCCCCTTTTGGAAGGTCAAGGATCCGGCCGTATTCAGCAACTGCCTTTCCATATTGTTTTCTGGAAAACAGATAATCTGCCTTTGCCTTTAAAAATTCCGGTGCAGGCATCCGCCGGTAAGCCGCCAGGCCCTGCTGGAACCGGCTTACCTCAGAAGCGGTATAGTAATCGCATTCATGAAGGATCATGGCAAGAAGCTCGTCCGGCTCCTCACCGCTTTGCTGCCACTTTTCCAGCCTGGCAGCCAGAAAAGCCATATCCAGATCCTCCCTGATAAACCGGATCAGATTCTGGTCCACAAACTGATCCATAACCAGCAAAGGATTATTGTAAATAGCATAGCAAAGCTCCTGAGAGGAAAACAGGCGGACTCCCAGGCCTTCAAAATAAAAGGGGTGTTTCACCGGTTCCTGCCGGCAAAGAATCAGACTCATAGCATAACCTCTTGCCTTATTACGGCTTCTGTCGCCGGAAACAGCTCACCAAAGCCTTTATCCTTCAGTACCACTGCCATGGTTTTTTCATCCAGAAATCCAAAGCTGATCCCTATACGCAAGGTCCTGTCCTGCCGGCGGGGAAATCCTTCCAACGGAATCTTTATCAGCCGTTTCTGCTTTGGATCCATAGGCGTCACCATAAATTCCACGTAATCCTGATGGTCCACAATAAGATCCACGGTGCTCTTCGCCTCATACCAGCTGTCTCCGGCGGCAGCTACCACCAACTGGCTTTCCCGTTCCTTGTGAAGCACTCTCATGGAAACTGTGGAACGAAGCCGTCCCTGACAGATGCAGGTAAAGGGATATGGAGTCTTTTCCTGAAGATAATCCATTCCTTTAAACGCCGCACCCCTGGCAAACAGTTCCGGCTCCATATAAACCTTCCGCCGGGAGCACAATATCTTCATGGAATCCGTCGCCCAGTCGTGGCGCTCAAATCCTTTTCCCGTCAGGAATATGGAGGAAAATAATTTCTTCTGGAGAAGTCTTTCCGCACAGGAGCTTAAGATTTTATCTGCCAGCTTTCCTCCGGAGACCGTGTCCAGAATATCCAGATTAAAGCTTTCCTCCAAAGCTTCATCCTCCGCAATCACCATCATCTTTCGCAGCCCTCTCTGTACCTTGAGCTCGTGGTAGTGAAACGCGTCTTCCGATAAATCAAACACGCCTACCTGATTGCTCCATACCTCTTTTTTCTGGCTGAGGGCATAATATACAAAGCTTTCCGTGTGGCTTATGATGTGCACCCGATCTCTTGGAATCTCCAGAAAGTCTGCGCAGTACATGATTGCGTCCATGAGTTTTCCATCCACCTTCTGCATGGTGATTACCAGCTGCTTCACCTCTTCGCAAAAGAACTCCTCCATGGGAAGCTTTAAAATCTTCTTTAAAAACATCTTTAAAAGGTCAAGACCTTCGTATTTGGTTCCGCCCAGTGTAGCGGTCCCTTCTTTCCTAACCATTTTTATCAGCTTGTCTACAATAATGCCTTCTCCTACAAGGGTATAGGCATAAGCCTCTTCCCCTACAAACCAGGCATCTTCATCCTTCTTCCTACAGATGACCGTAGGAAGGCACCATGATTTTTCCCTGTCATGGCAGCATATGCGGGTATAGGCATCGCAAAGGTCAAGCCCTATTATCAGTCCGTCCATTGACAGCCCCCTTATCTTACTTCAGTGGAAATAATTCTTCTGCAGCCGCATTCTTCATTAAATACTCCTGCATCCGTTTTTTCAGCCCATTCTCATCCTTTAAGCTTAAGGACAGGCTCATATCATTCAAACAGGCAAACCTGCTGTCCGAAGCCTTGAAGGAGATCCCGGTATCGCAGCTGACACTGCCTTCCTTTTTCACGACCCATGCTTCATCAATAAGCTCTCTTACCTGATATTCCATGATCTCGCCTTCAAACAAAATTTTCTGCTTGACAAAGACCCCCTGGTACATCCGGGAAATATCCTCACTGTGGAATTCCTCTTCGTCGGGAAGAATCCTCACCTTAAGCTCCACCTTGGAATCCCGGCCCCCGCAGTACTGGATCATGGCCTTGTCCATGATATCCTCCGGCATTGGAACATATTTGGAAAGAGTCTTAAAATACGGAAACACAAACCCCTCTTCCAGAAGGAAAGAAACCGTATTCCGGCACAGCTTCTGCTGCTCTTCGTCAAGAGAAGAAAGACGGGAATAATATTTTGTGACTGCCAGCAAATAAATGGTGGGAAGACGGCCTTTTAAGGAAGCGGACCGGACCGTTCCTTCCAGATAATCAAATACCTTTTCCTCCGGCTCCTTATCCTCCATAAAGTACTCCGTACATTTGATGGTAAAATAAGCTTTTACGATCATATCGCTGGTTTCCTTACGGCTCCGGTAAAGGCCAAACACCTTATCAAGCTTTGAACTGCAGCCGGAAAACATCATCTGGGCTGTCAGGCGCTCTTCCAGATCGTATGTTTCCACATGCTCGGCAACCCCCTTCTTAAGCACGTGATACATCTGATCCGTCAGGCCATTAAAATGCTCGCATAAGTAGTCAAGGATTACGCCGTCACTTTTTCCTTCCCTGAAAACATCATAAGCCAGCTGTAAGAGCAAAGGATCTTCATCAAACAGATTCTTTAGTATCATTTTCGAACATAGCTCATGAAGCCGTTCCGCAGATATCCCTTCACTGCCAAATTCCCGGATCATCAGGAACGCCTCTTCCATGTAATTGTTACGGATGAGTGTGTTTAAGACGCTTATCCTCTCCTGCTTTAAAAGGACCTTTTTGTCAAGCTTAAGCAGATATCCGGCCCCTTCTCCCTCTTCTTCCCGGGCATCTGCCTGTTTCTGATAAAACTCAATGACTCTGGAAAGGAGGTTCTTCTGATAAAGAGGCCGCAGTTTTTTATCTTCCAGCGTGCTCTCTAATATCTTTACCTCTATCCTGTCTGAGGCCCCCTCCGCCAGGATCCGTTCGCAGGCCCGAAGCCGGAGCATAAAATGCTCCGGATACACTTCAAAGCAACGGTCTTCCAGTTCCGGACGGTCCATGACCTGTTCTTTTTTATAGGGAATGCCAGCATACCGATTACCAAAGCCATCTTGAAAAAGCAAAATGCTGTGTTCTGAAAACAGCGGCACATAGGCAACACCATCGTTAAGAAGAAAGGCATCCTCCTCTGTCATTTCCTCATAGCACACAATGACGTACTTCATCTTTTTATTGCTGCACTCCACCCGGTAGGACCGGAGAATGGAGGGCAATACCATAGCCATGGGAAGGTCTATCACATCCTTTAATATCATCCGCTCATAAATCCCGGCAAGCTGCTTGTCAATCCTGGACTCAAACAGCTGTTCCGTGGCAAATTTCTCAATGGTTCGTTCATAGGCCTGATAAAGAGGATCCCCAGGCTCCAGATATACCAGAACATTTTTATAAAGGACCGCCCTGCTATGGAGATCCAGTTCATTACCTCCGTAGGAAAAATAAAGGAGAACTTCCTTTGGGAGAAGATAACAGTAATTTCCCGGCAAGGCGTATAGATAATATTCATACAGCCGCGTCAGACTGATCCCTGCTTTTACCCCCTTTTCATACCAGGCAAAAGCTTCTGCCATCCGGCATTCTCCTTTGATCAGCAGGGCACAAATGGCCTCAAGCACTTCCTTGATGGGATATTCTTCGTATAGTTGAACCAGCATCCGGTATTGCAGCCGGTTGAAATGCTTCGCAGCCAGGGTAAGCTTTGATACGGCAACCGCCAGATTTTTTTCTACCAGTCCTTTCCCGGCACAATGGGTAAGGATCTGAAGCTCCATGGGTCCTATGGTTCTTATGGACTCCGGTGCCCGGTTTAATATCCTGCAGCCCCAGACATAGAAAAACGGGCTTCTGACACCCATTTGAAACTGTTTTTTCGCCATGGAAAACAAGGCCGGCAGATTCTCAAACATCCTGTTATCCAGCTTCATGAGCAGCAAAAAAAGCCAGAAGAGCCGTCTGTCTTCTTCCAGATATTTTTTCATAAGACGGATGAGTGATTCCTTCTGGTACTCGTCCGGCTGCACATTTAGGCGCAGGAACTGGTAATAGCAGTAAATCTCTTTTTTTTCCTGACGCTCCTTTAGAATCTCATCCCTGCATTCATCAAGGAGCAGGGCTGCCTTTGATGGATTTCCCTGCCCAAGGAATATCTCAGCCCGGAATAGTTTAAGAAGGCTGCTTTCCCCTTTCATCAGTTCGATTTCATCAAGAGCCCTTCCCATCTCATCATAAAGAATGTTTAAATCCTTCCGCCCGTACTCCTCTTCCAGGCGAAGCCGCAAAAAACGGCCAAAGGCTTCCTTGGCAAAAGCATCTTCAGCTGATATCCCCCCGCCTGGGTTATTAACCGCCAAAACCGGTATAACAAATTGATCTTCGATCCCTGTTATGAGAATCCTTCCGAAATTCTCTCCCTGATGCATACGCTCCGGATGAACCAGAAAAGGAACCATACACTCCTCTTCTTCAAAATCCTGCTCCCCAAGGGTTTTCCTTGGCAACTCTATAAAATCACAGTCTGTTGTAACTTCCAGGTTTACATAGCCCCATTCGCTGCGCTTTATGACCACCCACTCCGTTACAACGTCTTCCAATTCTCCAAATCTCCGCTCGCCGGTTTCTGCCCATAGCTGGACCGGCTTTTTCACCTTTAAAGCGGTCAGAAACTCTTCCAGTTCCTTTTTTCTGTCAGGTCTTCCTTTTAATCCATCGTAAATAGCTCTTACATGCAGATCCTGCATAAAAGGAGCATTGACAAAATCCCGGTACTCGAACAACCGAAGAGCCGTGTCCATATCTTTTTTTGCGATATCTGCAAAATCCACTGCTGTCTTTAAATCACTCAGTGCTTTCCCTGACGTACTCAGTTCCACACAAAAAGAATAAGGGACTTCTCTCTCGCCGCCATTGGTAACCAGATAAAAAGAGCCCTTAATCATATCTCCATCTTCCAAGAAACTGCTGTTAATCTCATAGACCAGATGGTTGTATGTCCCGCCAAATGCTCCGCTTATGAGTTTGACGCGGAAGTTTGACGAATACGCAAGTCCTTTTATATGTAGATTATTCTCACTGGTGACGACAAGCTCCCGCCTGGTGGCTCCGCCCGAGCGCACCACATCATCAATTTCCCCTGGTGTCACCTTAATCTTTGGAATCTCTGAATCAATGATACCTTTAGCCAGCCTGTTGATCCGTTCTCTCATAGTACCACCTGTATCTTTAACTTCCTTATCTTATTCGCTTGTTTGAATTCAATTACTCTATATTCTAACATATTTTCTATTGATTTAAAACCCTAAAATTGGTATGATAAAATAAAAACTGTGAAAAAAAGGACAAACAATTATGACGACCAACGAAAAAGCTTTATTACTGCATGAAGAATGGAAGGGGAAGCTGGAAATTATTTCCAAAGCAAAGGTAAAAAGCAGGGAAGATCTGGCTCTAGCCTATACTCCTGGCGTGGCGGAACCCTGCAAGGTCATTGCTAAAAATCCAGAGGCTGCCTATCAATATACGGTGAAATCCAATACCATTGCCGTGGTTTCCGATGGTAGTGCTGTTCTAGGACTGGGCAACATCGGCCCGCTTGCTGCCATGCCGGTCATGGAAGGAAAAGCGGTCCTGTTTAAAGAATTCGGGGGGATCAATGCCATCCCTATTTGTCTGGACACCCAGGATACGGAAGAGATCATTAAGACCGTGGTAAATATTGCTCCCGCCTTTGGCGGGATCAATTTGGAAGATATCTCCGCTCCCCGTTGTTTTGAAATTGAGGAACGGTTAAAAGAACTGCTTGACATCCCCGTATTCCATGACGACCAGCACGGAACCGCCATCGTAGTTCTTGCCGGAATCATAAACGCCTTAAAGGTGACCGGAAAGACAAAGGAGGAATGTACTGTGGTGGTAAACGGTGCAGGATCTGCAGGAATCGCCATTACAAAGCTTCTTCTTACCTATGGTTTTACCCACATCACCATGTGCGACCGGGCAGGGATTCTGGCTAAGGGCATGGAGGGGTTGAACTGGATGCAGGAAAAAATGATGGATGTGACCAACCTGGAAGGAAAACAAGGTTCTCTGGCAGACGCCATGAAGGGTACCGATGTCTTCGTGGGAGTATCAGCCCCGGGAATCGTTACAGAAGAAATGGTCGCTTCCATGAATCCTGATGCAATTTTGTTTGCCATGGCTAACCCGGTTCCGGAAATTTTGCCTGACCTTGCAAAAGCAGCCGGCGCAAAGGTGGTGGGAACCGGAAGGTCTGATTTCCCCAACCAGGTCAATAATGTAGTCGTATTTCCCGGCATCTTTAAAGGGGCTTTGGAAGGGCGGGCTTCCGCCATCACGGAAGAAATGAAGCTTGCTGCCGCTGCTGCCATCGCCGGTCTTGTAGCGCCTTCTGATCTGAACGAAAACAACATCCTGCCGGAAGCTTTTGACCCACGGGTTGCGGCTGCCGTAAGCCAGGCAGTGAAAGACCATATCCGGCAGTAGAAACACAAAGGATCCGGTTGAAAGCTGCTTTCACCATCCCTGAATTTACGGCGCGGCAAGCGCATCACTGGAGGTAACTATGCTGTCAGAACCCATGACCCTGTACAAACTAATGATCTTATACATGCTGAAACAGGTTAATTTCCCCCTGACAAGCGCACAACTGTCAAACTTTTTTCTGGAGCATGAATATACCACATATTTCACGCTCAATCAGGCATTGAATGAACTGCTGGAGGCAAGACTTCTTCATGTGGAAACCAACCACAACAGCAGCCGGTACGAGATTACCAGGGAAGGGGAAGAAACCCTTTCCTTTTTCGGCAACAAAATTTCCCCGGCAATCATCAATGATATGGATGAATATTTAAAGGAAAACAAGTTCCGGCTCCGCAATGAGGTTGGGGTAACTGCTGATTTCTATAAATCCACCAGTCATGACTACATTGTCCACTGTCAGGTCCGGGAGGGAAAAAACTGTCTGATCAATCTGGAGCTGTCTGTTCCGGATAAAGATCAGGCAGAAATTATGTGTGACCACTGGAAATCAAAAAGCCAGGAAATTTATGCATTTGCCATGAAAGCGCTGATGAGCGGCTCTTAATATTTTATCCGAAAGTAAACAGAAGGGGGATTCATCTTGAATAAAACTCAGTCAAAAAATCCATTGTTTCCTAAGATAAGCCAACAGTATTATTTTTATCGGAAGGAGTATAAGAAAAAAAAATTCTATTTGAAAGCAAAACTGATTTTAACCATCATCCTTCCAATTTTAATAATTGTGCTTTCTATCAAAGCGGCGGAAACTTATATCCGCATTAAGGTAAGGAAAATTTTTTCCAAACCGGTCTGTGACAGTGCAACAAAAAAAACAGGAGCGGCTGCTCCGATCCATGCAGAGCCGGTCCATAAGGAAGTGGTTCAGCCCCAACGGGTTTCCGGGGATTCGAATTCATAACGATAAAAGGAGCAATATTTTGCAAAAAAAGCTGATCCAATGAATCTACTGGATCAGCTTTTTCTTATCCCTGCATAAATCTGTTTAAAAATTCCTTTGTTGAATTTTTCTTTGGATTACCGAAGATATCGGCCGGTGCACCTTCTTCTTCGATGACGCCGCCTGCCATATAGACCACACGGCTGGACACATCCCTGGCAAATGCCATTTCATGAGTTACTATGATCATCGTAAGCCCTTCTTTGGCCAAAGTCCTCATAACTGCCAAAACTTCTCCTACCATCTGCGGATCCAGTGCAGAAGTAGGCTCATCAAACAGCAGGATCTCCGGTTCCATTGCAAGGGCTCTGGCAATAGCCACCCTCTGCTTCTGACCGCCGGAAAGCTGTCTTGGCTTTGCATTGATGTAAGGAGCCATACCTACTTTCTCCAAATACATCATAGCTTTCTTTCTTGCCTCTTCCTTATCCTTTTTAAGCACTTTCACCTGGCCTACCAGACAATTCTCCAAGACAGTCATGTTATTAAACAGATTAAAGCTTTGGAACACCATGCCCACCTTGGTGCGGTAAGATGGAACATTCATTTTCCGGTCCGTTATGTCCACATCGTGGTACAGGATCTCGCCGGTGGTGGGGGTTTCCAACAGATTGATGCAGCGCAGCAGCGTTGACTTTCCGGAACCGGAAGCTCCGATGATACAGGTCACATCTCCGGCATCCACCGAAAAATCAATATCCCGCAGCACTACATTGGTCCCAAAGGTTTTGCTTAAATGATGGATCTCTAAAACTTTTTTGCCTTCCATTTATTTATCCTCCTTCTCTTTGGGATCCGGAAACTTTACCATACCGCTGGTGTAAGCCAGGGTATCAGTGGTAGCCAGATCGTAGCTGTCCGGACCGTCCATCTTCTTTTCCCAGTGACGCAGGATCCTGGAACAGGTAAAAGTCAGGATAAAATAAATGATCATGGTAATTCCGAATGCTTCAAAATACGTATAATAAGCACCTGCAACGCCTTTGGTTGCATAGAACAGCTCCACTACCCCAATGACGGAAAGGACACAGGTATCCTTAATGTTGATAATCAGGTTATTGCCGATCTGAGGCATGATATTGCGCAGAGCCTGAGGCATGATGACATTAACCATAGTCTGAAAATGTGTCATGCCGATGGCCTTGGCACCCTCTGTCTGGCCCGGATCAATGGAAAGGATTCCTCCTCTTACAGTCTCAGCCATATAGGCTCCTGTATTAATGGATACAATAAAATAGGCAGCAAAAACGATAGACATGTTGATGCCAAACAGCACGGAAGAGCCGTAGAAAATAAACATGGCCTGAACCATCATAGGAGTTCCGCGGAATACCTCTACGTAAATATTTAGAATAAACTTTACTAATTTTAACAAATACCTTTTTACCGGATTATCACTTTTTTGAACCGGAATGGTCTGAATAATACCTACGGCAAAACCTATGATACATCCGATTAATGTGCCGACAATGGCAATTGCCATTGTCTTTCCAGCCCCTTTTAGAAAGGACGGGCCATAATTCTGCAGTATAAACACT is a window of [Clostridium] saccharolyticum WM1 DNA encoding:
- a CDS encoding valine--tRNA ligase produces the protein MKELEKTYNPAGIEGKLYEKWLDKKYFRAQPNKDKKPFTIVMPPPNITGQLHMGHALDNTMQDILIRYKRMQGYEALWQPGTDHAAIATEVKVIESLKKQGIDKEELGRDGFLEKCWDWRKEYGGRIINQLHKMGSSADWDRERFTMDEGCSEAVQEVFIRLYEKGYIYKGSRIVNWCPVCQTSISDAEVEHEDQNGFFWHIKYPIAGEEGRFVEIATTRPETLLGDTAVAVNPEDERYQDLVGKMLKLPLTDREIPVVADAYVDKEFGTGCVKITPAHDPNDFEVGKRHRLPEINIMNDDATINLPGSKYHGMERYEARKAMVKDLEELGLLVKVAPHTHAVGTHDRCKTTVEPMVKQQWFVKMEEMAKPAIEALKTEKLKFVPERFDKIYLHWLENIRDWCISRQLWWGHRIPAYYCDQCGEIIVSKEVPTVCPKCGGTHLTQDEDTLDTWFSSALWPFSTLGWPEKTEDLEYFYPTDVLVTGYDIIFFWVIRMVFSGIEQTGKLPFHTVLIHGLVRDSEGRKMSKSLGNGIDPLEVIEKYGADALRMTLITGNAPGNDMRFYWERVEASRNFANKVWNASRFIMMNIEKAPDAKAELKELTIADKWILSKANTLAKDVTENLDKYELGIALQKVYDFIWEEFCDWYIEMVKPRLWDDEDKTKAAAIWTLKTVLINSLKLLHPYMPFLTEEIFCNLQEEEESIMISSWPEYREDWSFETEEHAVETIKEAVRGIRNVRTSMNVPPSRKAKVYVVSENQEILDIFEHSKVFFATLGYAGEVYLQKDKSGIADDAVSAVIHQAVIYMPFAELVDIEKEIERLKKEEERLSKELSRVQGMLSNEKFVSKAPAAKIEEEKAKLEKYAQMMEQVKDRLSQLS
- a CDS encoding tetratricopeptide repeat protein, producing MSLILCRQEPVKHPFYFEGLGVRLFSSQELCYAIYNNPLLVMDQFVDQNLIRFIREDLDMAFLAARLEKWQQSGEEPDELLAMILHECDYYTASEVSRFQQGLAAYRRMPAPEFLKAKADYLFSRKQYGKAVAEYGRILDLPKGDRMDDAFQSKIYNNLGAAYARLFMTDKACQAYQKSFDLVKNGDVLKRICHLAQWNPGLVLNERFQALLTDELKEECQREKESAQALAAQADSLQELEQLFQKDPIKRFQGAGELIRKWKQEYRNIMS
- a CDS encoding DUF5716 family protein, giving the protein MDGLIIGLDLCDAYTRICCHDREKSWCLPTVICRKKDEDAWFVGEEAYAYTLVGEGIIVDKLIKMVRKEGTATLGGTKYEGLDLLKMFLKKILKLPMEEFFCEEVKQLVITMQKVDGKLMDAIMYCADFLEIPRDRVHIISHTESFVYYALSQKKEVWSNQVGVFDLSEDAFHYHELKVQRGLRKMMVIAEDEALEESFNLDILDTVSGGKLADKILSSCAERLLQKKLFSSIFLTGKGFERHDWATDSMKILCSRRKVYMEPELFARGAAFKGMDYLQEKTPYPFTCICQGRLRSTVSMRVLHKERESQLVVAAAGDSWYEAKSTVDLIVDHQDYVEFMVTPMDPKQKRLIKIPLEGFPRRQDRTLRIGISFGFLDEKTMAVVLKDKGFGELFPATEAVIRQEVML
- a CDS encoding DUF5717 family protein — protein: MRERINRLAKGIIDSEIPKIKVTPGEIDDVVRSGGATRRELVVTSENNLHIKGLAYSSNFRVKLISGAFGGTYNHLVYEINSSFLEDGDMIKGSFYLVTNGGEREVPYSFCVELSTSGKALSDLKTAVDFADIAKKDMDTALRLFEYRDFVNAPFMQDLHVRAIYDGLKGRPDRKKELEEFLTALKVKKPVQLWAETGERRFGELEDVVTEWVVIKRSEWGYVNLEVTTDCDFIELPRKTLGEQDFEEEECMVPFLVHPERMHQGENFGRILITGIEDQFVIPVLAVNNPGGGISAEDAFAKEAFGRFLRLRLEEEYGRKDLNILYDEMGRALDEIELMKGESSLLKLFRAEIFLGQGNPSKAALLLDECRDEILKERQEKKEIYCYYQFLRLNVQPDEYQKESLIRLMKKYLEEDRRLFWLFLLLMKLDNRMFENLPALFSMAKKQFQMGVRSPFFYVWGCRILNRAPESIRTIGPMELQILTHCAGKGLVEKNLAVAVSKLTLAAKHFNRLQYRMLVQLYEEYPIKEVLEAICALLIKGECRMAEAFAWYEKGVKAGISLTRLYEYYLYALPGNYCYLLPKEVLLYFSYGGNELDLHSRAVLYKNVLVYLEPGDPLYQAYERTIEKFATEQLFESRIDKQLAGIYERMILKDVIDLPMAMVLPSILRSYRVECSNKKMKYVIVCYEEMTEEDAFLLNDGVAYVPLFSEHSILLFQDGFGNRYAGIPYKKEQVMDRPELEDRCFEVYPEHFMLRLRACERILAEGASDRIEVKILESTLEDKKLRPLYQKNLLSRVIEFYQKQADAREEEGEGAGYLLKLDKKVLLKQERISVLNTLIRNNYMEEAFLMIREFGSEGISAERLHELCSKMILKNLFDEDPLLLQLAYDVFREGKSDGVILDYLCEHFNGLTDQMYHVLKKGVAEHVETYDLEERLTAQMMFSGCSSKLDKVFGLYRSRKETSDMIVKAYFTIKCTEYFMEDKEPEEKVFDYLEGTVRSASLKGRLPTIYLLAVTKYYSRLSSLDEEQQKLCRNTVSFLLEEGFVFPYFKTLSKYVPMPEDIMDKAMIQYCGGRDSKVELKVRILPDEEEFHSEDISRMYQGVFVKQKILFEGEIMEYQVRELIDEAWVVKKEGSVSCDTGISFKASDSRFACLNDMSLSLSLKDENGLKKRMQEYLMKNAAAEELFPLK
- a CDS encoding NAD(P)-dependent malic enzyme; the protein is MTTNEKALLLHEEWKGKLEIISKAKVKSREDLALAYTPGVAEPCKVIAKNPEAAYQYTVKSNTIAVVSDGSAVLGLGNIGPLAAMPVMEGKAVLFKEFGGINAIPICLDTQDTEEIIKTVVNIAPAFGGINLEDISAPRCFEIEERLKELLDIPVFHDDQHGTAIVVLAGIINALKVTGKTKEECTVVVNGAGSAGIAITKLLLTYGFTHITMCDRAGILAKGMEGLNWMQEKMMDVTNLEGKQGSLADAMKGTDVFVGVSAPGIVTEEMVASMNPDAILFAMANPVPEILPDLAKAAGAKVVGTGRSDFPNQVNNVVVFPGIFKGALEGRASAITEEMKLAAAAAIAGLVAPSDLNENNILPEAFDPRVAAAVSQAVKDHIRQ
- a CDS encoding DUF4364 family protein, which gives rise to MLSEPMTLYKLMILYMLKQVNFPLTSAQLSNFFLEHEYTTYFTLNQALNELLEARLLHVETNHNSSRYEITREGEETLSFFGNKISPAIINDMDEYLKENKFRLRNEVGVTADFYKSTSHDYIVHCQVREGKNCLINLELSVPDKDQAEIMCDHWKSKSQEIYAFAMKALMSGS
- a CDS encoding amino acid ABC transporter ATP-binding protein; protein product: MEGKKVLEIHHLSKTFGTNVVLRDIDFSVDAGDVTCIIGASGSGKSTLLRCINLLETPTTGEILYHDVDITDRKMNVPSYRTKVGMVFQSFNLFNNMTVLENCLVGQVKVLKKDKEEARKKAMMYLEKVGMAPYINAKPRQLSGGQKQRVAIARALAMEPEILLFDEPTSALDPQMVGEVLAVMRTLAKEGLTMIIVTHEMAFARDVSSRVVYMAGGVIEEEGAPADIFGNPKKNSTKEFLNRFMQG
- a CDS encoding amino acid ABC transporter permease; protein product: MPSDFFGRIVFILQNYGPSFLKGAGKTMAIAIVGTLIGCIIGFAVGIIQTIPVQKSDNPVKRYLLKLVKFILNIYVEVFRGTPMMVQAMFIFYGSSVLFGINMSIVFAAYFIVSINTGAYMAETVRGGILSIDPGQTEGAKAIGMTHFQTMVNVIMPQALRNIMPQIGNNLIINIKDTCVLSVIGVVELFYATKGVAGAYYTYFEAFGITMIIYFILTFTCSRILRHWEKKMDGPDSYDLATTDTLAYTSGMVKFPDPKEKEDK